In Desulfobulbus oralis, one DNA window encodes the following:
- the recD gene encoding exodeoxyribonuclease V subunit alpha: MSGVETRIAHWRRQGWLNEVDGHLARMLARRHPAMGVGAALAAALLSQALEEGHTCLPLAQIAATLTARGEATSVQGLQDQLWASAAVVAPEHAAERPAPMVLDAAQRLALLRWHRAESRIAAELVRRAGALTEVDEERAQQMLARLFPESPDAPNLQKTAAALALCKRLLILCGGPGTGKTWTLARMLALCSALTAGQLRVALAAPTGRAAMRLGEAIREAAAAMSEDIGRQALPEAETLHRLLGYQPQTGRFRRNADNPLPADLVIVDEASMVDDLLLDALLAAAPAGCRLVLCGDPGQLPPVAPGSLLHSLAGLGTPGYAPALRAACARLCGRDMPEPPDAAAANLLNECRITLKKAHRFDETSGISALAAALQHADPAAELKRVLSRSWPDITLLGTETARSGLPAILLEMFRPLYRAVTAAEAMAAFARCRVLCALREGPWGVAGINRLCRELLRRQGLVPARQEWYRGLPVLIQHNAHDLRLYNGDTGMLWPDENAVLRAWFAAEGGLRPFPPAALPAWQPAWAITVHKAQGAEFDDVVLVLPEGDNPLLTRELLYTAVTRARKRLVLVAGPEALERSAVRQLQRYSALGDLLSAFGKPPIFIDSTSPNE, translated from the coding sequence ATGAGCGGCGTTGAAACCCGGATTGCACATTGGCGCCGGCAGGGCTGGCTGAACGAGGTGGATGGTCATCTGGCCAGGATGCTGGCCCGGCGGCATCCGGCGATGGGTGTCGGGGCGGCGCTGGCTGCGGCGCTGCTCAGTCAGGCTCTGGAAGAGGGCCACACCTGCCTGCCGCTGGCGCAGATTGCAGCAACGCTCACAGCCCGGGGCGAGGCGACTTCGGTCCAGGGCCTGCAAGACCAGCTTTGGGCCAGCGCTGCGGTGGTGGCTCCGGAACATGCGGCAGAGCGTCCGGCCCCAATGGTGCTGGATGCAGCCCAGCGTTTGGCGCTTTTGCGCTGGCACCGGGCGGAAAGCCGCATTGCCGCAGAGCTGGTCCGGCGGGCCGGGGCCTTGACAGAGGTGGACGAGGAGCGGGCGCAACAGATGCTGGCGCGCCTTTTTCCCGAAAGTCCGGATGCGCCAAACCTGCAAAAAACCGCAGCCGCCCTGGCGCTGTGCAAGCGGCTGCTCATCCTGTGCGGCGGCCCGGGCACAGGCAAAACCTGGACCCTGGCCCGCATGCTGGCCCTGTGCTCGGCGCTGACAGCGGGGCAGCTCAGGGTGGCGCTGGCCGCACCCACTGGCCGGGCAGCCATGCGCTTGGGCGAGGCCATTCGCGAGGCCGCAGCCGCCATGTCGGAGGACATCGGCCGGCAGGCCCTGCCTGAAGCGGAAACCCTGCACCGGCTCCTGGGCTATCAACCGCAAACGGGACGCTTCCGCAGAAACGCGGACAACCCGCTGCCAGCCGATCTGGTGATTGTGGACGAAGCCTCCATGGTGGACGATCTCCTGCTGGATGCCCTGCTGGCCGCAGCGCCCGCAGGCTGCCGGCTGGTGCTCTGCGGCGATCCGGGGCAACTGCCGCCGGTTGCCCCCGGGTCGCTGCTGCACAGTCTGGCCGGCTTGGGCACGCCCGGGTATGCACCGGCCTTGCGGGCGGCCTGCGCACGGCTCTGCGGCCGGGATATGCCGGAACCCCCTGATGCTGCGGCCGCAAACCTGCTGAATGAATGTCGGATCACGCTGAAAAAAGCGCACCGCTTTGATGAAACAAGCGGCATTTCCGCTCTGGCTGCCGCCCTGCAACACGCAGATCCTGCAGCAGAACTGAAGCGGGTTCTGAGCCGGAGCTGGCCGGATATTACGCTGCTTGGGACCGAAACGGCGCGCTCCGGGCTGCCGGCGATTCTCCTGGAGATGTTCAGGCCCCTGTACCGCGCGGTTACGGCCGCAGAGGCGATGGCCGCCTTTGCCCGTTGCCGCGTGCTTTGTGCGCTTCGGGAAGGCCCCTGGGGCGTCGCGGGGATCAACCGCCTTTGCCGGGAACTGCTGCGCAGGCAGGGCCTCGTTCCGGCCCGGCAGGAATGGTACCGGGGTCTGCCCGTGCTCATTCAGCACAATGCGCACGACCTGCGTCTCTACAACGGCGATACCGGTATGCTCTGGCCGGATGAAAACGCTGTACTCAGGGCCTGGTTCGCCGCAGAAGGGGGCCTGCGTCCCTTCCCGCCGGCCGCCCTGCCCGCCTGGCAGCCGGCCTGGGCCATCACCGTGCACAAGGCCCAGGGAGCGGAATTCGACGATGTGGTGCTGGTCCTGCCGGAAGGCGACAACCCGCTCCTGACCCGGGAGCTGCTCTACACCGCCGTGACCCGGGCCAGAAAAAGACTGGTACTGGTGGCCGGGCCGGAGGCGCTGGAACGCAGCGCCGTCCGCCAGTTGCAGCGTTACAGCGCACTTGGCGATTTGCTTTCGGCTTTTGGCAAGCCCCCAATTTTTATTGACAGTACTTCACCGAACGAGTAG